Proteins from a genomic interval of Halorussus rarus:
- a CDS encoding ABC transporter ATP-binding protein: MDATTRAATEESGRREAVVECSRVSRTYERGGDGGWFSFGSDDSDDRRPTVTALDEVSLTIERGEFVGLSGPSGSGKSTLIHLLSGLDAPTDGTVTLAGEDVSALSQKELTRLRLEQVGIVFQRFHLLPSLSARANVALPLVERGMGKSERREEAAELLDRVGLGDRQDHRPGELSGGEQQRVAVARALAGDPLVVFADEPTGELDTETGAVILDLLADLAEDRAVVLASHDEQALDRTDRVIRLLDGQVKNA; the protein is encoded by the coding sequence ATGGACGCGACCACACGAGCAGCGACGGAGGAATCGGGCCGGAGAGAAGCGGTCGTGGAGTGTTCGAGGGTGAGTCGGACGTACGAGCGCGGCGGCGACGGCGGGTGGTTCTCGTTCGGGAGCGACGACTCCGACGACCGGAGGCCGACCGTGACCGCGCTCGACGAGGTGTCGCTGACCATCGAACGCGGCGAGTTCGTCGGGCTCTCGGGGCCGAGCGGGAGCGGCAAGTCCACGCTCATCCACCTGCTGTCAGGACTGGACGCGCCGACCGACGGCACCGTGACGCTGGCTGGCGAGGACGTCTCGGCGCTCTCTCAGAAGGAGCTGACCCGGCTCCGCCTGGAGCAGGTCGGCATCGTCTTCCAGCGGTTCCACCTGCTGCCCTCGCTGTCGGCGCGGGCCAACGTCGCGCTCCCGCTGGTCGAGCGCGGGATGGGCAAGTCCGAGCGCCGCGAGGAGGCCGCAGAGCTGCTCGACCGCGTGGGGCTGGGCGACCGGCAGGACCACCGGCCGGGCGAGCTCTCGGGCGGCGAGCAGCAGCGGGTCGCGGTGGCCCGCGCGCTCGCCGGCGACCCGCTGGTCGTGTTCGCCGACGAGCCGACCGGCGAGCTCGACACCGAGACCGGCGCGGTCATCCTCGACCTGCTCGCGGACCTCGCGGAGGACCGCGCGGTCGTGCTCGCGTCCCACGACGAGCAGGCGCTCGACCGGACCGACCGGGTCATCCGGCTGCTCGACGGACAGGTGAAGAATGCCTGA
- a CDS encoding class I SAM-dependent methyltransferase yields MVESAAASTDDGLFDVERRVVESHFTDRDAAVLDLGCGTGRTTAALDRLGFDVVGVDVSEPMIRRARSLFPAIDFRTGDAADLSFADERFEYVLFSFNGLDYVRPEGDRYVALREIHRVLRPGGTFAFSSHNPFYVLPADPTSPYGYYLVARFWLRNLRDGTATAAYKTDVLGDRTLDTYFISPRGQRRQLSRCGFRVCEVVAKESAPSVWLDPWPYYVAERPGS; encoded by the coding sequence GTGGTAGAGTCGGCCGCCGCCTCGACAGACGACGGTCTGTTCGACGTCGAGCGCCGGGTGGTCGAATCGCACTTCACCGACCGCGACGCAGCGGTGCTGGACCTGGGCTGCGGGACCGGCAGGACGACCGCCGCGCTCGACCGGCTGGGGTTCGACGTCGTGGGCGTCGACGTCAGCGAACCGATGATACGACGCGCCCGGTCGCTGTTCCCGGCTATCGACTTCAGGACCGGCGACGCTGCGGACCTGTCGTTCGCCGACGAGCGCTTCGAGTACGTCCTGTTCTCGTTCAACGGCCTCGACTACGTCCGGCCCGAGGGCGACAGGTACGTCGCGCTCCGGGAGATCCACCGCGTGCTCAGGCCCGGCGGGACGTTCGCCTTCAGTTCGCACAACCCGTTCTACGTCCTCCCGGCCGACCCGACGAGCCCGTACGGCTACTACCTCGTGGCCCGGTTCTGGCTCCGGAACCTCCGCGACGGGACCGCGACTGCGGCGTACAAAACCGACGTGCTCGGCGACAGGACGCTCGACACCTACTTCATCTCGCCGCGGGGCCAGCGCCGCCAGCTCTCGCGCTGCGGGTTCCGCGTCTGCGAGGTGGTCGCGAAGGAGAGCGCACCTTCGGTCTGGCTCGACCCGTGGCCCTACTACGTCGCGGAGCGACCCGGCTCGTGA
- a CDS encoding HalOD1 output domain-containing protein gives MDVDDSKQILSADPDAGTYRVTYSYPSNPPSIAVPLAVAETTGRNVTDLPPLYETGSVDPDSLDDLFRPDAGGGVPECRVAFDYYGYEVTVKSYGRMVLRSRSPTESVFRRN, from the coding sequence ATGGACGTCGACGACTCAAAGCAGATACTCTCGGCCGACCCGGACGCCGGCACGTACCGCGTGACGTACTCCTACCCGTCGAATCCTCCGAGCATCGCCGTCCCGCTCGCGGTGGCCGAGACGACCGGTCGGAACGTGACCGACCTGCCGCCGCTGTACGAGACGGGGTCGGTCGACCCGGACTCGCTCGACGACCTGTTCCGCCCCGACGCCGGCGGCGGGGTCCCGGAGTGCCGGGTCGCGTTCGACTACTACGGCTACGAGGTCACGGTCAAGAGCTACGGCCGCATGGTCCTGCGGTCGCGCAGCCCGACCGAATCGGTGTTCCGGCGAAACTGA
- a CDS encoding metal-dependent hydrolase, producing MWPWGHLAVGYLAYTAAVHLRERRAPDGFATVALAFGTQFPDLVDKPLAWTFGVIPNGRSLTHSLLTAVLVVAAVEWLLRRRQYGRVATAFAVGYLSHLFGDALYPLLSRDFSSLAFLAWPVAPPVEYETEPSFAAHLAQLSLDSFVTFEAGLGALVFVVWLADGAPGAGVLAAVPRWLSRKFSI from the coding sequence ATGTGGCCCTGGGGGCATCTGGCAGTGGGTTACCTGGCGTACACCGCCGCCGTCCACCTGCGGGAGCGCCGGGCGCCGGACGGCTTCGCGACCGTCGCGCTGGCGTTCGGCACGCAGTTCCCCGACCTGGTGGACAAGCCGCTGGCGTGGACGTTCGGCGTCATCCCGAACGGCCGGTCGCTGACCCACTCGCTGCTCACCGCCGTCCTCGTCGTCGCGGCGGTGGAGTGGCTCCTCCGCAGGCGGCAGTACGGCCGCGTGGCGACCGCGTTCGCCGTCGGGTACCTCTCGCACCTCTTCGGCGACGCGCTCTACCCGCTGCTCTCGCGGGACTTCTCGAGCCTCGCCTTCCTGGCGTGGCCGGTCGCCCCGCCGGTCGAGTACGAGACCGAGCCCAGTTTCGCCGCCCACCTCGCGCAGCTGTCGCTGGACTCGTTCGTGACGTTCGAGGCCGGACTCGGCGCACTAGTATTCGTCGTGTGGCTCGCCGACGGTGCGCCCGGCGCCGGCGTACTCGCGGCCGTGCCCCGGTGGCTCTCCCGGAAATTTTCTATCTGA
- a CDS encoding alkaline phosphatase family protein, whose protein sequence is MRTLLIGLDGASWGVLDRLFERGSAPTVRSIATEGVRAPLVSQVPPWTPSAWPSLYTGTNPGKHGVFDFLTYDGYEWDLANATSVREPSLWEVLDRRDRSSVVVNVPATHPSTSFDGALVPGYMAPAEPTCHPDGILEELRDELGEYEVYPQEDVTGAEGTDLDRRLDAVRSRRAAFDLLAGRVDPAFGFVEFQQTDSIIHARPGDWEALDAVYSCVDDQIDRLLDRWDPENVFLVSDHGTGPYAGYEFRVNEFLRREGWTETTTGGVGRPRWKSTLGGSDGADGGSLPGAAATDAVTALATRAAGLLARYDVTPQRVVPLLRKVGLNRVLGQIVPEEVVATTEASVDFPNSVAYARTRSECGVRLNVEGREPNGTVPREEYEAVREELVGLLSSATTPDGEPVFERVAPREEYFEGPHVERGPDVVTVPADFENLLSVAVGGDVFAGLSGRWNHKRDGIFAARGAAVDREDTLDRPHLFDVCPTVLATFGVPASERMDGEALDVVSPAGVASYPPYDPRRETATTDEGVERRLEDMGYLE, encoded by the coding sequence ATGCGCACCCTCTTGATCGGGCTGGACGGGGCGAGCTGGGGCGTGCTCGACCGGCTGTTCGAGCGCGGGAGCGCGCCGACCGTCCGGTCGATAGCGACCGAGGGCGTCCGCGCGCCCCTGGTCTCCCAGGTTCCGCCGTGGACCCCGAGCGCGTGGCCCTCGCTGTACACCGGAACGAATCCGGGCAAGCACGGGGTCTTCGACTTCCTGACCTACGACGGCTACGAGTGGGACCTCGCGAACGCGACCAGCGTCCGGGAGCCGTCGCTGTGGGAGGTGCTCGACCGCCGCGACCGGTCGAGCGTCGTCGTCAACGTGCCCGCCACCCACCCGTCCACGTCGTTCGACGGCGCGCTCGTGCCGGGGTACATGGCACCGGCCGAGCCGACGTGCCATCCCGACGGCATCCTAGAGGAGCTCCGCGACGAACTCGGCGAGTACGAGGTCTACCCTCAGGAGGACGTCACCGGGGCCGAGGGGACCGACCTCGACCGTCGGCTCGACGCGGTCCGGAGCCGGCGCGCGGCGTTCGACCTGCTGGCCGGCCGGGTCGACCCCGCGTTCGGCTTCGTGGAGTTCCAGCAGACCGACTCCATCATTCACGCCCGACCCGGCGACTGGGAGGCGCTCGACGCGGTCTACTCCTGCGTCGACGACCAGATCGACCGGCTGCTCGACCGGTGGGACCCGGAGAACGTGTTCCTGGTGAGCGACCACGGCACGGGCCCGTACGCCGGCTACGAGTTCCGGGTCAACGAGTTCCTCCGTCGAGAGGGCTGGACCGAGACGACGACCGGCGGCGTCGGCCGACCGCGCTGGAAGTCGACCCTCGGAGGTTCGGACGGAGCCGACGGCGGTTCATTACCCGGCGCGGCCGCGACGGACGCTGTGACCGCGCTGGCGACCCGCGCCGCCGGCCTCTTGGCGCGGTACGACGTGACGCCCCAGCGGGTCGTTCCCCTGCTGCGGAAGGTGGGGCTGAACCGCGTCCTGGGCCAAATAGTCCCCGAGGAGGTGGTCGCCACCACCGAGGCGAGCGTGGACTTTCCGAACTCGGTCGCCTACGCCCGGACCCGCAGCGAGTGCGGCGTCCGGCTGAACGTCGAGGGGCGCGAACCGAACGGAACGGTCCCCCGCGAGGAGTACGAGGCGGTCCGCGAGGAGCTCGTCGGCCTGCTGTCGTCGGCCACGACCCCGGACGGCGAGCCGGTGTTCGAGCGCGTCGCGCCTCGCGAGGAGTACTTCGAAGGCCCGCACGTCGAGCGGGGCCCCGACGTCGTGACGGTGCCGGCCGACTTCGAGAACCTGCTGTCGGTGGCGGTCGGCGGCGACGTCTTCGCGGGACTGTCGGGGAGGTGGAACCACAAGCGCGACGGCATCTTCGCGGCCCGCGGCGCGGCCGTCGACCGCGAGGACACGCTCGACCGGCCGCACCTCTTCGACGTCTGCCCGACGGTGCTGGCGACGTTCGGCGTGCCGGCGAGCGAGCGGATGGACGGCGAGGCTCTCGACGTCGTCTCGCCGGCCGGCGTCGCGTCCTACCCGCCGTACGACCCCCGACGAGAGACGGCGACGACCGACGAGGGCGTCGAGCGCCGACTTGAGGACATGGGCTACCTGGAGTGA
- a CDS encoding ABC transporter permease, giving the protein MSAVTRWLGLIGVALRRTATKATSTAPRQTAVSVLGVAVAVALMLVVTATGLGLVQGTTVRGDSVDYWVVPEGGGASTMVVSTESVQLGGVHDKAAALNDDRRVEYASPVQISVLQVQSGGKSNYVLGVGVVPDPKLDRVAGLPTAPLSPGDPYYANGSYNGTWTGETVLSQGAANQLGVNETANLSVSGAISGSSNRGLEVTAVRSADVSSGLSGMPVMLVHLSELQTITGAQSGDLADQILVQSNEGGLESTLEDRFEGASAVTRSGFTAQKSVDAELPLAMGVAALLIAVVVGTLFVATTQGLQVEADSEQLATLTAIGFSRQARTVLLVVQALALTVVGGAVGIVLAYLTTAVTNWAAMQAIAPIPIATFHPLLIAYGLGVSVVIGLLVAPYLMAMEGRTQGVTEVIR; this is encoded by the coding sequence GTGTCGGCGGTGACCCGCTGGCTCGGGCTAATCGGGGTCGCGCTCCGCCGAACCGCGACCAAGGCGACCAGCACCGCGCCGCGCCAGACCGCGGTCAGCGTGCTCGGGGTCGCCGTCGCGGTGGCGCTGATGCTGGTCGTGACCGCGACCGGCCTCGGTCTGGTCCAGGGAACCACCGTCCGGGGCGACTCCGTCGACTACTGGGTCGTCCCCGAGGGCGGCGGCGCCTCGACGATGGTGGTCTCGACCGAGTCGGTCCAGCTCGGCGGGGTCCACGACAAGGCCGCCGCGCTCAACGACGACCGGCGCGTCGAGTACGCCTCTCCGGTCCAGATATCGGTGTTGCAGGTCCAGTCCGGCGGCAAGAGCAACTACGTGCTCGGCGTCGGCGTCGTGCCCGACCCCAAGCTCGACAGGGTGGCCGGGCTCCCGACCGCGCCGCTGTCGCCGGGCGACCCCTACTACGCGAACGGGAGCTACAACGGAACCTGGACCGGCGAGACGGTGCTCTCCCAGGGCGCGGCCAATCAGCTCGGTGTCAACGAGACTGCGAACCTCTCGGTCAGCGGCGCCATCTCGGGATCGTCGAATCGCGGCCTCGAGGTCACGGCTGTCAGGAGCGCCGACGTCTCCTCGGGGCTGTCGGGGATGCCCGTGATGCTGGTCCACCTGAGCGAGCTCCAGACCATCACCGGCGCGCAGTCGGGCGACCTCGCGGACCAGATACTCGTCCAGTCGAACGAGGGCGGGCTCGAGTCGACGCTCGAGGACCGGTTCGAGGGCGCGAGCGCGGTCACCCGCTCGGGGTTCACCGCCCAGAAGTCGGTCGACGCCGAGCTCCCGCTGGCGATGGGGGTGGCGGCGCTACTCATCGCCGTCGTGGTCGGCACGCTGTTCGTCGCGACCACGCAGGGCCTCCAGGTCGAGGCTGACAGCGAGCAGCTGGCGACGCTGACCGCCATCGGGTTCTCGCGGCAGGCCCGCACGGTGCTGCTCGTCGTGCAGGCGCTCGCGCTCACCGTCGTCGGCGGCGCGGTCGGGATCGTCCTGGCGTACCTCACGACGGCGGTCACCAACTGGGCCGCCATGCAGGCCATCGCGCCGATACCCATCGCGACCTTCCACCCGCTGCTGATCGCCTACGGACTGGGCGTCTCGGTGGTCATCGGGCTGCTGGTCGCGCCGTACCTGATGGCGATGGAAGGTCGAACGCAGGGCGTCACGGAGGTAATTCGATGA
- a CDS encoding ABC transporter permease, whose product MSRLRMAASVAAAQLRHDRARTVLAVVGIAVAVLSTTLLASLGYGVIETGQQKFDASGRDLWATGGSISQGPSGFGTSIVNSHELARDIQSRENVKSAVPMAFRAVYVGNGSGEFKTLVGVGITNGGSSISYEKGDLPHGDAHYENGTYEGVMFHEIVIDPRTAEMLDVGVGDTIYVGGSVQSAKGNEFKVTGISSTFSSFLGAPTVTTYLSELQEVTGTTGTDKATFITIDAKDGADIGALEQQLQQAYPQLEIRTNQEQMRSVLQQNAVVIAVGGALVVLAVVAGFALTLNVLSIVIFQQKEELTALTALGVSSRTLVAMVAAQGVLLGAVGGVIGVAVTPPFVAALNFVAAQIVGFEGLVQAPGSVLAVGAAIALVIGTLAAAVAGWRTVRTVGIDQLSR is encoded by the coding sequence ATGAGCAGACTCCGGATGGCAGCGTCGGTCGCGGCCGCCCAGTTACGCCACGACCGCGCTCGCACGGTGCTCGCGGTGGTCGGCATCGCAGTGGCGGTGCTCTCGACCACGCTGCTGGCCAGCCTCGGCTACGGAGTCATCGAGACCGGCCAGCAGAAGTTCGACGCGTCGGGCCGGGACCTCTGGGCGACCGGCGGCTCCATCTCGCAGGGACCGAGCGGCTTCGGCACCTCCATCGTCAACTCCCACGAGCTGGCCCGCGACATCCAGTCGCGCGAGAACGTGAAGTCCGCGGTCCCGATGGCCTTCAGGGCGGTGTACGTCGGCAACGGCTCGGGCGAGTTCAAGACCCTCGTCGGGGTCGGCATCACCAACGGCGGCAGCTCCATCTCCTACGAGAAGGGCGACCTGCCACACGGGGACGCCCACTACGAGAACGGGACCTACGAGGGTGTGATGTTCCACGAGATCGTGATCGACCCGCGGACCGCCGAGATGCTCGACGTGGGCGTCGGCGACACCATCTACGTCGGCGGGTCGGTCCAGAGCGCCAAGGGCAACGAGTTCAAGGTGACCGGCATCTCCTCGACGTTCTCGAGCTTCCTGGGCGCGCCGACCGTGACCACCTACCTGAGCGAGCTCCAGGAGGTGACCGGGACGACAGGCACGGACAAGGCGACGTTCATCACCATCGACGCGAAGGACGGCGCGGACATCGGCGCGCTGGAGCAGCAACTCCAGCAGGCCTATCCCCAGCTGGAGATCCGGACCAACCAGGAGCAGATGCGGTCGGTGCTCCAGCAGAACGCGGTCGTCATCGCGGTCGGCGGGGCGCTGGTCGTGCTCGCGGTCGTCGCCGGGTTCGCGCTGACGCTCAACGTCCTCTCCATCGTCATCTTCCAGCAGAAGGAGGAGCTGACGGCGCTGACCGCGCTCGGAGTCTCCTCGCGGACGCTCGTGGCGATGGTCGCCGCACAGGGCGTCCTGCTCGGCGCGGTCGGAGGCGTGATCGGCGTCGCGGTAACGCCGCCGTTCGTGGCCGCACTGAACTTCGTGGCCGCGCAGATCGTCGGGTTCGAGGGGCTGGTCCAGGCCCCGGGGTCGGTCCTCGCGGTCGGCGCGGCCATCGCGCTGGTCATCGGGACGCTGGCGGCCGCGGTCGCGGGCTGGCGGACGGTCCGGACGGTCGGCATCGACCAGCTCTCGCGGTAG
- a CDS encoding DUF7282 domain-containing protein, giving the protein MSRKHATLAIMLVTATVFGGVASSLAATAPDADRTQSASNGVTLAAQNQTQNTTVAFENQTSNGTVVTVSEVTLAEGGFVVIHNESLLNGSVLNSVLGSSEYLEAGTHENVTVRLDQPIEESQRLLSLAYRDTNANEEFDFVTSQGQADGAYTVENQIVADAALVTVEAEAEPTTTEQTTTTEETTTTTADETTEETITPEETTVPAVETTTTEETTTEETTTTEETTTTEETTTTEETTTTTEELVETTITEETTTTEETTTTEETTEEPAETTTTEETTTDVEAEIPERTISFPLDSVQVSNFAVVVGQGEIDRTVVVEDETVSDETVQLDVTALMREGAPEGELQTVRVVFRNVSVEDSVLVVTAPEGVIPQLAEQVDLPVTTTVAPEQTTTAAPEETTTEAPAEETTTAAPEETTTMEVEETTTAPAETTTEELEETTTAAPEETTTEAPEETTTAAPAETTTAEPVEAPGLRVTDLGVAGDVVVQLEDDRLVVTATVENPGEETVTETVELRTNGSVADTQEVEVAPGETQEVRFETQATPGQKFISVLTADFGRVTLLTIQIEDEETTEAPEETTVEEPEETTEAPEETTTEAPAEETTTETEQAPLLQVSGLDVSDPIVLDDETLTVSAQVDNPGDEATTERVELRVNGTVIETQQVEVGPGETVDVEFEVDKDDLGVEPGEAFVEVLTDNFGQSITVEVEAADEETTTAEG; this is encoded by the coding sequence ATGAGTCGCAAGCACGCAACCTTGGCTATCATGCTCGTGACCGCGACGGTTTTCGGGGGCGTAGCGTCCTCGCTCGCGGCCACGGCCCCGGACGCCGACCGGACACAGTCGGCGTCGAACGGGGTGACTCTGGCAGCGCAGAACCAGACTCAGAACACGACTGTCGCGTTCGAGAACCAGACGAGCAACGGCACCGTCGTCACCGTCTCGGAGGTGACGCTCGCCGAAGGGGGCTTCGTGGTGATCCACAACGAGAGTCTCCTGAACGGGTCGGTGCTCAACAGCGTCCTGGGTAGCTCGGAGTACCTCGAGGCCGGCACCCACGAGAACGTGACGGTCCGGCTCGACCAGCCGATCGAGGAGTCCCAGCGCCTGCTCTCGCTGGCCTACCGCGACACGAACGCCAACGAGGAGTTCGACTTCGTCACGTCGCAGGGCCAGGCCGACGGCGCGTACACGGTCGAGAACCAGATCGTAGCCGACGCCGCACTGGTGACGGTCGAAGCGGAGGCCGAACCGACCACGACCGAGCAGACGACTACGACCGAAGAGACAACGACGACCACGGCGGACGAGACGACCGAGGAGACGATCACGCCGGAGGAAACGACGGTTCCGGCTGTCGAGACCACGACGACCGAGGAAACGACGACCGAGGAAACGACGACCACTGAGGAGACGACGACTACGGAGGAGACGACGACTACGGAGGAGACAACGACAACCACTGAGGAGCTCGTAGAGACCACGATCACCGAGGAGACTACAACGACCGAAGAGACGACGACCACCGAAGAAACAACTGAGGAGCCTGCAGAGACCACGACCACCGAGGAGACGACCACCGACGTCGAGGCGGAAATCCCGGAGCGGACGATTAGCTTCCCCCTCGACAGCGTCCAGGTGTCTAACTTCGCGGTCGTCGTGGGCCAGGGCGAGATCGACCGGACCGTCGTGGTCGAGGACGAGACGGTGTCCGACGAGACGGTCCAGCTCGACGTCACGGCGCTGATGCGCGAAGGCGCACCGGAGGGCGAACTGCAGACGGTCCGGGTCGTCTTCCGGAACGTGAGCGTCGAGGACTCCGTGCTGGTCGTGACCGCGCCCGAGGGCGTGATTCCGCAGCTCGCCGAACAGGTCGATCTGCCGGTGACGACGACCGTGGCACCCGAGCAGACCACGACTGCGGCTCCTGAGGAAACCACGACCGAGGCGCCCGCGGAAGAGACGACCACCGCGGCGCCCGAGGAGACCACGACCATGGAGGTCGAGGAGACGACCACGGCACCCGCAGAGACGACGACCGAAGAACTCGAAGAGACCACCACCGCGGCGCCAGAGGAGACGACCACTGAAGCGCCCGAAGAGACCACGACGGCCGCCCCGGCCGAGACCACGACAGCCGAGCCCGTGGAGGCGCCCGGACTCCGAGTCACGGACCTCGGCGTGGCCGGCGACGTCGTCGTCCAGCTGGAGGACGACCGGCTGGTCGTGACCGCGACGGTCGAGAACCCCGGCGAGGAGACCGTGACCGAGACGGTCGAACTCCGGACCAACGGGAGCGTCGCGGACACCCAGGAGGTCGAGGTCGCTCCCGGCGAGACCCAGGAGGTCCGGTTCGAGACCCAGGCCACGCCGGGCCAGAAGTTCATCAGCGTGCTGACCGCCGACTTCGGTCGCGTCACCCTCCTCACTATCCAGATAGAGGACGAGGAGACGACGGAGGCGCCCGAAGAGACCACGGTCGAGGAACCTGAAGAGACGACGGAGGCGCCCGAGGAGACCACGACGGAGGCGCCTGCGGAAGAGACCACGACCGAGACCGAGCAGGCGCCGCTGCTCCAGGTGTCGGGACTCGACGTGTCCGACCCGATCGTCCTGGACGACGAAACGCTGACCGTGTCGGCGCAGGTCGATAACCCCGGCGACGAGGCCACGACCGAGCGGGTCGAACTCAGGGTGAACGGCACCGTCATCGAGACCCAGCAGGTCGAGGTCGGACCGGGCGAGACCGTCGACGTCGAGTTCGAGGTCGACAAGGACGACCTGGGCGTCGAGCCCGGGGAGGCGTTCGTCGAAGTGCTGACCGATAACTTCGGCCAGTCGATCACGGTCGAGGTCGAGGCTGCTGACGAGGAGACGACGACCGCAGAGGGCTGA
- a CDS encoding alpha-amylase family protein — protein MGTKDRWYENATFYAIDVEAFADGDGDGVGDFEGLTDRLDYLESLGIDCIWLLPFYPSPNRDNGYDVMDYYGVDDRHGTLGDFVEFAREADRRGIRVIVDLVVNHTSDQHPWFQRAREDPDSRYRDYYVWRDDLPEDPDPHRGPVFPGEEDSVWSYDERAEAFYYHRFYHFQPDLNIANEDVREEIRKVMGFWLELGVSGFRVDAATLMIDNKGGLESTRLDDPHGVLRDMRSFVERRGDDAILFAEADDAPEHLGDYFGSTTGRQPSDAATEAELGEGDEMNVLLNFLLDAYLVLALAEREAGPIREVLDLLPPTPEGGQWANFLRNYDELNVGRLPEADQRKVFEAFAPDEDMRIYGRGIRRRLAPMLGAVSGSSEGRRPSDHSSGQGPREDDATGGSLDSSDGDPDRIRLAYSLLYSLPGTPLLVYGDEIGMGDDLDLPGRTAVRTPMQWSGERNAGFSTADPEDLVRPVVSGGPYGYESVNVAAQRGDPDSLLQWFSRLNRLRSECPEIGSGDCEVLDVDDPSVFAHRMVSDHGRVVAVHNLDDRPAEVTLDLVAEPDRLFGEAAFERVSPDSGDTAVADGNGGDASGADASGGADAGAWRFELGRYGFCWVRVEQHV, from the coding sequence ATGGGAACCAAAGACCGGTGGTACGAGAACGCGACGTTCTACGCCATCGACGTCGAGGCGTTCGCGGACGGCGACGGCGACGGCGTGGGCGACTTCGAGGGACTGACCGACCGGCTCGACTACCTGGAGAGCCTCGGCATCGACTGCATCTGGCTGCTGCCGTTCTACCCGTCCCCGAACCGGGACAACGGCTACGACGTGATGGACTACTACGGCGTCGACGACCGCCACGGCACGCTCGGGGACTTCGTGGAGTTCGCCCGGGAGGCCGACCGCCGCGGCATCCGGGTCATCGTCGACCTGGTGGTCAACCACACCTCGGACCAGCACCCCTGGTTCCAGCGGGCGCGCGAGGACCCCGACTCCCGGTACCGGGACTACTACGTCTGGCGCGACGACCTGCCGGAGGACCCGGACCCCCACCGGGGCCCGGTGTTCCCCGGCGAGGAGGACAGCGTCTGGAGCTACGACGAGCGGGCCGAGGCGTTCTACTACCACCGGTTCTACCACTTCCAGCCCGACCTCAATATCGCCAACGAGGACGTGCGCGAGGAGATCCGCAAGGTAATGGGGTTCTGGCTCGAACTCGGCGTCTCGGGCTTCCGGGTCGACGCCGCCACCCTCATGATCGACAACAAGGGCGGGCTCGAGTCCACACGGCTCGACGACCCCCACGGCGTGCTCCGGGACATGCGCAGTTTCGTCGAACGCCGAGGCGACGACGCCATCCTGTTCGCCGAGGCCGACGACGCGCCCGAGCACCTCGGCGACTACTTCGGCAGCACGACCGGCCGCCAGCCCTCCGACGCCGCGACCGAGGCCGAACTCGGCGAGGGCGACGAGATGAACGTCCTCCTGAACTTCCTGCTCGACGCCTACCTGGTGCTGGCGCTGGCCGAGCGGGAGGCCGGGCCCATCCGGGAGGTGCTCGACCTCCTGCCGCCCACGCCCGAGGGCGGCCAGTGGGCCAACTTCCTCCGGAACTACGACGAGCTCAACGTCGGCCGGCTGCCGGAGGCCGACCAGCGGAAGGTGTTCGAGGCGTTCGCGCCCGACGAGGACATGCGCATCTACGGCCGGGGCATCCGGCGACGGCTCGCGCCGATGCTCGGCGCGGTCTCCGGGAGCAGCGAGGGACGACGTCCCTCGGACCATTCGAGCGGGCAAGGCCCGCGAGAAGACGATGCGACTGGAGGCTCGTTGGACTCGTCCGACGGCGACCCCGACCGAATCCGGCTGGCCTACAGCCTCCTGTACTCGCTGCCGGGCACGCCGCTGCTGGTGTACGGCGACGAGATCGGAATGGGCGACGACCTCGACCTGCCCGGCCGGACCGCGGTCCGGACCCCGATGCAGTGGTCGGGCGAGCGCAACGCCGGGTTCTCGACGGCCGACCCCGAGGACCTGGTCCGGCCGGTCGTCTCGGGCGGTCCGTACGGCTACGAGTCGGTCAACGTCGCCGCCCAGCGCGGCGACCCCGACTCGCTGCTCCAGTGGTTCTCGCGGCTCAACCGACTCCGAAGCGAGTGCCCCGAGATCGGGAGCGGCGACTGCGAGGTCCTGGACGTCGACGACCCCTCGGTGTTCGCCCACCGCATGGTCAGCGACCACGGCCGGGTCGTCGCGGTCCACAACCTCGACGACCGCCCGGCCGAGGTGACGCTCGACCTGGTGGCCGAACCCGACCGGCTGTTCGGCGAGGCGGCGTTCGAGCGGGTCAGTCCCGACAGCGGTGACACAGCGGTCGCAGACGGGAACGGCGGCGACGCTTCCGGCGCCGACGCTTCCGGGGGCGCCGACGCGGGCGCGTGGCGGTTCGAACTGGGCCGATACGGCTTCTGCTGGGTCCGGGTGGAGCAGCACGTCTGA